The nucleotide window GATTCAAGGGAAAGCCTCAAACTGCAATGAAATCAGTTGTGAAGAAGGGTATGAATTATAAACCAGAAAAGTCTGACAACAGAGGTCTCCTTGGCAACTGCTTCCTTGCTCCCGGTTTGTCCAATGTGGTAATAAATGCATTGCATGGATAACCAATTCTCGAAAGTTAAGCATTGTAGGGAGTTGGTACTCTGAGTGCTTCAATAGGATATGTACAAGAGATGTCACTCCATTTTAAGGGGCCTGTTCAGTCTTTGAATCTCCTGTTGGCTTGAAGTTTCTTGAAGTAAGCATCCTGATCACTATCTGTGCTGGATTCCCGCTCACCTAGAAATACAGTGTTGGACTTTCTTCTTAGCGTTGAGTCCCGGCTAGAGGCAATGGTCAGTGTGTCTGAATTGGTTTCACTCCTCTCAGCCCCCGCGACGTTGATTGTGGCGACACTGCAGAAACGAGTATCTTCCTGTTCAAGGTCACTGGCAGAAGAACCAGGAGAGATGCCGCTATTTTTGGCCGACCTGTAGCTTCTGTAGTCCCTGTTCAGGTCGTTCAACTCGTAGCCTTCGTGAATGTCAGTGCCGCCCTGAGGCGATTTCCATTCCCAGGGTCCCACGCCACCATTTCCAGAAGAGACATGCACGATTGGATGGGAGCCGTGGGCATCGACCGTGACAATACTGGAAGAATCACGCTCAGAAGGAGATTTGTAGTGTGAGGACTCGGAGCTACTGGACCCGTCGGAGTGTTTCGGCGTTACCGTTATCATGCCTTGTTGCTTTGACATGGCGATGACTTGCATGATGCGTGGTTGGTTGTTCGGTCGTGGGACACCTCCCTTCTCCGCCATGAGCATCCACTTTGCCCGGGCTGAGTTACTCTTGGGGGAGGTGCTGATGTTTCCCTGGGTCTCTTCAGGAATATGAACCAGCTGTGAGGGCCCAGGCCTCGACTGTATCAGTACTCGCGCGCCGCTGCCTCTCTCTGAGTTCCTGGCTTGCACCGTGGGATACAGGGACGATGGTGTCGGCTCATCTTGGTCAAACCCAGCGCCTCGTAACTCCAAAGCCGTCCTCATTTGGGGCTGCGATTGGCTGATAGTCGTGTCGCGGTCCAAAGACATGCTGTCGATTGACTTTTGCTTCCACTGTGAAATGAGCTGCTTGGACCGGGAGGCATCCATCGAGACGTGGATAGTCATGTGACGGCGGGCGGCTTCATCCAAATTTGGTGTGTTGACACGGGGCAGAGTGTTGCTAAAGGTCACCATATTTTCCTTGCCCATAGGGCTGCGCGGTGCCAATAGTTCCACGTCGACACTTGCTCGTTTCAGGCTGTTTAAGGAATTTTTCTCGCGTTGCGCCAGGTGGTGATCCAGACCATCAAGCCTCGGCTGTGGGTTCAGTTCGTCCGTGCTAAGGGATTTACTTTGCTGATAGACAGAGTCGTGGCGTAGATGAGTCAGGGGCCTAAGCCCACCCTTAGGAGCAGGTCTCGTGGGAGAGGCATCTTCCGACGCCTTGAAGTTGCCCACAGCATGAAATCCCTGTGAAAGTAAAATGAGGAACAGTAACAGTCAGCTTTCATGATTGAGTCTGACAGCTCAAATTCATTTTAAACTCTGAAATTAAGAAACATCTGAATCGAAGATGAAAAAGTGATCAAATCaggttttaatttaaaataaaactgtgctCATCAAGGCGAGATGTGTTACTGCTCAGGAATGAAACTCTTATATAGAATCCTGAATCTGACTTCAATTCAAAATCATctcggccctgaatttcctcgctCTTTCTGCCTCTGCGCCATTTTAACTTCAGTGGACGCCCTGACCTTTCACCTCATTCTCTTCAGTCCATTGAACCCTCGACTAGCATTTCTCAACAGAAGTGTAGGATGGAACCTCACAGCAATGGTCTGGTGAGAAGAACTTCCTCTAAGGGCATAAATATTTATAATACGAGGATAGGctgcataaacctggcttgtgttcccttgagtttagaaagttgagggttgatctgatcgggGTCTTTAAAGTGGTAAAGAGAttcaataggatagatagagagaaactatttcctctggtgggggaaaccagaacaagggggacaaccttaaaattagagctagggccaTTGAGAAATTGATTGATTTTTTATTAGGCAGGGGTATCAAGGGAGATACCCCTgcctaaatggagttgagatacagatcagccatgatctaattgactggctgaacaggcttgacgggctgaatggcctattcctgttcctatgtttgttaAACTTTCTAGTGGATGGTACCACATTCTTTTCTAATGGTGGCCTGCAATTCCTTTATAAAATGGCGATGCCCTCACTCACAAGATTCCATATTGTACTAAGATTGCACGGATATATTTACAATGCAGTTAGAATGATGATTCAGGTGTCCAAGTTAATTATTATATTTACTTCTGACAGGAGATACTCAGTAAATAGCATTCCTCCTTTCTCTagtttcatttaaaaaaacagattaagacTTGCTCCAGTAAACCGGTATATTATTGCAACATTTGCTTAGCTATAATTATCCTGGAACCTTCATTGCTTATCAAGCCCGTGTGTATAATTAATACCCATAGCCAACACTGTGGTAAAGCGGTCTCCATGGGAACTCCTCGTTGGCAGACATGTTGCAGTGGGTAGATATGAATTATTTCACGATCCAACATGTCCCCTTGCACATCCTGTGTACCTCAGCAAGGTGCGACTTCTGTTGGTCTCGAGTTATAATTTGATCTGTTCTCGCCAGAAGTGCTCCAGTGATGGGTGAAAGAAACCAAAGGAGGAACCTACCTAACAACAGCAACAGCACTGCAGTCAAGAGAATGGGCAAAGCAGCACAGATTTCTCTGATAGACCTGGGGCTCTCTGGAAAGCATAGCAGAACAGGACCATGAAGCTCAGAGAGGTCACCTGCAAATCATTATCGTTCCCTTTCATGCTAGCTCAACATATGAGCAAGAGAGTGAATTTCCCTAACTTAGCTTGACAATTCTACAAATCCTGTTTTTTTGGTCCAATATATCTTCTGGTCGTAGATCACAAAATCAAGGGGTGAAGGGAGAACTGgatggtacagtgggttagatctttcacctctgggacctggatttAAATCCAGCCCAGTCCATTATCTGTAAGGACCCTAtgtgcagtgagtgtgggcatgGGCTGGTAGCATATATCCATCACTAATTGGTCTTATTCATTGGATGGCTTGGGTTGGTAATGGGGGAAAGAAAAGGTCACACTGGCAAAATAGGAGGGGCTCTTCTGAAGTTGGGGTTGAGATAATGCTGTTGGGGCAGAGGAGAGAGTGTTTTACCCTTTATCTGGCTGTGCTACACCAGGCTgaaagtgcttgatgctgaccctAGGTCCATTCTCGGCACAGTGATCGTGAGGCTCCGGCCTCCTTTACATTCGCCAGGCAAGCTGCAGGCGCCAAACAGGAGATCCCAAGGCACAGAAAACCGGGCCAGAGCTGCCGCCAGGAAGGTAAACCATTGGggaggggggcaaaaggggagagGGGGTCGCGATCGGGACGGTGGTGTTCCCAGGACAGCAAGGCctggattatttttgtgggccccctAGAGGTACACTCCTGCTCCACtcaggcccacaaaaataattcaagtcatacCTTTGCTGGGCCTCCTCTTCTCCATCGCCCGTGGAACTGATCGCAGTGTGCACAGCGCAGGCTCCGACTAGTTCTGatctaaaatggcaattggggtcccatttacgtcataggaccctgatttccatattaaaaggggcctattgcCTGAATCTGACGGGCACTTTGGACACCCGATAGTAGGCCCTTTTCAAAATGGCGCCGGCCGCATTGCCACGTTAACAGGGGCGGGAAGGCTACGACTCCATTTGGAGGCCGTTACCACCCTGTTAATCCTCATATCGTTTATGCATAAGGTCCCCGTGACAAAAATGATACACAACCTttttgccatttttttaaaacaacaaagAAGAATGGAAGAATGCCTTGTTTTCAAGGGGCAAGATTCAGATTTGGAATATAAGTACTCTGATGATAAAACCATTTTCGATTAATGTCTCTAGACACCCAGTTAATGAGAATCTATGGTCCCAGGGCAAACCGTGTCCCCATTCTGGTGCTTGTTATTGATTCCACAGAATCAGCAGCGTCTCATTAATAAATAGTCAATCACTCAGTCGGGAAATGCGTTACCATTTAATCAAAATGCTTCAGCACAGCGATAACCCAACGAGGACCGAGCTAAAGATAGGAAAACAAGATCGATTGTAATCGGTCTGTAAATGGAAACGCTCGCACCAATATGGGAAGGTGATTTCACTCTGTGGTGACTCCCTGGGACAGCTGTTCACACTATCAATGGCAGAGCTTCTGGGCTGTTCATCGTTTGCAAGTCAGGACGAGCCAACTCTCAAGCTTTGTTTTGTTGGGCAGGCCTTACGAAAGGGGCTGCTCCTGACTGGGGCTATTGCCTGTAGTtcagatgtcagctgtggctcagtgggtagcactcgatcctctgagtcagaagatcgcaGATTCAAGTCCcgtcccagagacttgagcacaagatctagacTGAcaaccccagtgcagtaccgagggagtgctgcactgtcggagctgcagtctctcagatgagatgttaaaccgaggcaccgtctgccctctcgggtggacctaaaagatcccatggcattattcgaagaggagcaggggagttctcccctgtgtcctgggtcaacgtttatccctcaaccaacatcactaaaaaagactgattatctggttgtttatgtcattgctgtttgtgggatcttgctgtgcacaaattggctgcattgtaacagtgactgcacttcattggttgtaaagcactttgggacatcctgaggtgtagccaaagaatcacctgcaatggcttctcttcccggtcCTGCACCGTTacatctggagtcccccgaggatctatccttggccccctcctatttctcatctacatgctgcccctcagcgacatcatccgaaaacacgtcagattccacatgtacgctgacgacacccagctctacctcaccaccacctctctcgatccctccattgcctctgatttgtcacattgcttgtccaacatccagtgttggatgagcagaaatttccttcaattaaatattgggaagaccgaagccattgtcttcagtccctgccacaaactctgttccctagtcaccgactccgtccctctccctggccactgtctgaggctgaaccagaccgttcgcaaccttggtgtcctatctgaccctgagctgagcttctgaccacatatccgctccatcaccaatgttgcctacttccaccaccattacatcgcccatctccaccccagcctcagctcatctgctgctgaatccctcattcacgtctttgttacctccagatctcCCTCCGAAACTTCAGCGACAAGCCCGTTTGAAAGAGAGGCGATGGAGTGGGAGaggctctgaggaaattcaccccccgaGTACTTATTGCCCCATCACCGGCACGTAACAGAGGAAGAGATTATGAGATTCACTCTATGTCACTCACCAGATAGGCAGCAATCCCGGCCCCGATGATGAAGCCCACATATACATCGATGGGGTGGCTCCTGTACTGTGTTATCTGGGTGAGGCCACAGATACCTGCGGCAATCGCAAAGGCAAAAACCAGCACTGGCTTCAGGAGTTTGGTGCAGTCAGATATCGTGGAGTTAAAGTACATCTGAAAGAAAGGCATGAGAGATTTTATCTTTTTCCATGAATCACTTTGTGCAGGTCCCGATAGAAAAGGCACTCCCTGCATCAGCTTCTCTGTCAAAAGAAAAACATTGAGGATCCATTTGTTGTTAGAGTTCCATTTTGTTTAAACTGTGTTCACTGACGGCACAATTGGGGAAACTGGCTCAGAAAAGCTGCTTAGTCAATGacaagggatcatcaatttaaaattaggaacacataggaacaggagaaggccattcagcccctcgagcctgctccgccattcagttacatcatggctgatcagtacctcaatCCTAttcacccgccttagctccatatcccttgataccctgacccaacaaaagtctgtcgatctcagtcctgaaagctccaattgacccccagcatccacagccttttggggcagagaattccagatttctactatcctttatgtgaaaaagtgattcctgatttccctcctgaacggcctggcttgaattttgagattatgtccccttgttcttgattcccccattggaggaaatagtttctctctatctaccctatcgaatccttttaacattttaaacacctcgatcagatcacccctcaatattCTAAACTCAAGGCAATACAGGCCAAGTTTAGTCAACGtgacctcgtaatttaaccctttaaaccccggCGTCATTACCTTTTAAAAGCAAACACATTCTAATCATACGATATTTTCTTTCCTCATTCTGGGCCCCAGAGGCTGTATCACCGAGGTTATAGTTTCAAACACTGATTGACTGCACCTCGATCGTTCCTACTGGCTCTTTGACTGGTTGCCTGCTATAATAATAATTCCTTTAAAccttttaattttaagattaggaACAAGAGACTGTGGCACACAGACCTAGACCAGTAGCTggaagttaaaaaaaatacaggtgGCCAAGTTTTGCAGTTGGAAGTGGTCGGAAAGAAAGGCAATCCAAAAAACGAGGCATTCAGCTCACAAAAAGGGGACGCTCACATGGTTTATTATTTTTTGCAATGTGTTTGCGAAGCATAATTGAGCTAAGTAAGTGGAATTTGCTTTAACTCCTAATATCCATGGAAGAGAGCAATATCCTTTCATCCAACGAAACTAGGGACTCACCGAGATATACACAGCAGCGAAGGCCGAGATTGTGGCATGCTGGGAAGGGAAGCTCTTCCTgtggataagaacataataaaatgtTACGCTGAACACACTCAGCTCAATGTTTATTACAATCCAGTCATCTTCCTCTTGacactttatatatatatatatatatatatatatatatagtaattTTACTCATCATACTGTGTGTTCTTTCAATATAAAAAGGATACGATGCAGTGAGCTTTCACTTGCCGTATCCTGATCCCAGTGCTGCTATACTGAGCCGATATATCACTGAGTTTCACCAGGGACAGCTGCACTTTCCAATGAGGCTTTATTGGCAGCAGCTAAAGTCAGGGTGAATTCTCAGCCCAAATTGCTGTTTAAACTAACATTGATTTTCTCCAATTGCAGATTGTTAGTCAAACTGAATGTTTGAAATGTGGGAACTCATGGTCACTGCACAATGGTGCCCGGTCCGAAATGTTCATCCCCGCATCGGAAAAGTTCACATAAAacttaggaaaataggaacaggagtaggccattcagcccctcgagcctgtcctgccattcaattagtatcttaactccatttacccgccttggttctgtattcCTTAATACTCtttcttaacaaaaatctatcaatctcagttttgaaattttcacttgGCCCCCAGCTTtttcggggagagagttccagatttccactaacctttgtttgaagaactgcttcctgacatcacccctgagctctaattttaaggttatgccccccttattctggactccctccatcagaggaaatggtttccctctatctaccctatcaaatccatgaatcatcttaaacacctcaattagatcaccccttaatcttctgtattcaagggaatacaagtctagtcaatgcaaactttcctcataatttaacatacaaacatacgaaaatgacgagcaggaaaagaccagcttgtccatcaggcctgccccacactcatgacgtCCGGAGCATCACAACTAAACCCTTCCTAaccaccccccacctctccctcccccctccgcagccgtgtaatctcctgggagaggcataaAAAAATCAGAGTTGAAGTGGAGGGGGAGAAAGCATTCCTATAGTCATTTAATAACACCCCAAAATAGGATCTCGAGATGCAATAAGATAAATCCACGATACCCTTTATTCAGCTGTGAGTGTTGAACTTCAGCTCTTGAGGGTCCTCAGTTCACTTATCAGCATTCGCAGACATAAGGCTTCAAGCTCTGATTGGCAATGACACGGTGAGGAATGAAACTGGTAAGGCGCGGATACGACTTATAGATTTTACGGTGAAATATGTAATGTTGTGAGAAAAACAGTATCAGGGACAAGTATTAATAGAGTGCCAAGCTCTTTCCTATCCAAGCAACTTCGATACAAATGTGGTGCAGAGGGGGCGACTTTACGCAGAGGACTGACAAGCTAATGGAAGAATTAGTGCTACCCTGGGACAGGCATCTCAGGTTTGGCACGAAGCAGATCCATCGTGCCGGAGCATCGATCTCACTGGGCGTGAGTACAGCTCAGCCTACGCGTAAAAAGAAAGCAGTTTTCATTGTTGCAGGTTCCATTTGGCTGAATGAATGCTCTCATGAAAATCCATTCTCTGTTAATAATACAAATCCCATTCTCTGACAACGTGGTGAATAAGTTTGGGATAATAGCTGGCATTGTACGTGATAATTAAGTTGCCGGCTTGTGTATGCAAATGTAATCATTACTGTTAGCACTGAAGCAAGGCTGGGTCTCGCTGCCAAGAAGAAACAGAAGTGTCAGGAAAACAGATGTGTGCTCCAAATTATACAGCGCAACTCACCAACTAAATGGATCACAATGTAAGGGATTACCGATCAGTCCAAAATGTTTCCAAATAGGTGGTTAGGATAGTTAGGTTATCCACCCATTGACAGCAATATTCATGAGGGCCAATCCCTTATAAAAGCCTAAAGTTCTGGTAAGGGATTGTCCACAATTGAGGTACAAACATACAGACAGTGAAGGACAGGAAAAGAGcctctggtccatctagcctgtcccaaacaacagtgatgccttgtgcatcacaatatatacactccccaccccacctggaagccatgtaatctccagagaggcaaaaaaacagattaaaaaccctAATTATGACACAACTAATTTGCATCTTGTTCATTAAAATTTGGCCTCGCATGTAAAAATGGCAGAAGGCTGTTTCGCAATGTATTAGCAAATCTCAAATGGCGTTCGGACATTGGCAGACATTTGAAAACCATCTCTGTGCTTTTCTATGAAGTGGTACAGCATGGGTTTTCTCCAACCATACCTCGCACATTTGGGCAGAGATAGAAGAGCCCGTGCAGTGATGGAAGAAACAGTACACTCAAAAGCTGCCTCTCAATTATGGAATTGATCCCATGGAAACAGCAGCCCTGGGTAGGGCGACTTAGAAGAATGGCTGGAAATAACGTGGATCTTGCACACAATCAAAACATGATCATCTGTAAATAGAATTGGAAAAGAAATCCCTGACATGTAGTCACAACGATGCTTTGGGGAATCAATCAGGGTTACCGTGGAAGCGCCTTATATTGGAATGCACAGGACCGAGAAACATCTTGGACCATCTTGCAAGTTCTGGTGTCTGGGAAGTTCTGAAACCCACGATGCTGTCCTGCTCCTCTATTAAATCCTTCATCGGGCTTTTATCCAATTCGCTTCTGAATTTAATGATACAATTATCCCTCATTACCTCTTCTGGCAGTTCATTCCATAGATTTACTTCACAGCCCTGGATTGATGATTGGCAACACCAGCGTGAACTTGGAAAGAGTTGTCTCCCACTCAGCATATAAAGAGCCGTGCTCTTTCCAAACTTCCGCCTTCTCTATACTCTGCTTACTGACTGGGACCCTTGTCCATTGAGGTAAAGGCCCAAGGTCCAAGAATGTGAGTGATTATATACAGGCCAACCTAGACAGTGTAGGGAAAACTGAAGTGCATACATAACGATTTTGCAGTAGTTGTTGATTTAGAAATTCTTGCTGGAAGTACTAAATATATCTTCAAAGGAGGGTCCAGGGgcatcctcctctcccccaagAAAGTTTTCATGTTTGTCATTTCATTTGGTACATTTTCCAGCACTTTGGAATCTACAGTAACTCTGCCTTTCAAGCCAAAGGCTTAACATGGAAGGGTTATAGATATTTTCCGTCTTTCAGGCGAggtgttgaaccgaggccccatctgacctctcaggtagacgtaaaagattccatggcactatttcgaagaagggcagggggagttcattccagtgtcctggtcaataattatccctcaaccaatgtcattgaaacagataacctggtcatttatttcattgctatttgtgggaccttgctgtgtgcaaattacaacagtgactccacttcaaaagtacttcattggctgtaaagtgctttgggacattctgaggtcatgaaaggtactatagaTATACAAGTtagtccttccttccttcttttcctcttttcttccttttctttctttcaagtaGTTGTATAGAATTACACTGTTGATCACACTCAGGTGTTAGGCCAATGAAAGCACTTGATTTCAAAAAAGTAAATCTACTTCGAAAATTCTATTTTAAtccttgctttaaaaaaaaattctaatactTTGTGCAAGACACAAGGTAAAACATTCCGATCGATATGGCAAGTTGAAAGGAATGAGGTTGTCACAGTCAATCTTCCACCTCCCATGATATCCTATTCCTTCTGGATCGCTTTACCATATCGAAACACAAAAAGCTTCATTGAAATTCTCAACGCAAACACTGAAGTGCGGTGGTGATCGGTCTGTCTGTGTTGTCAGTAAAAGTGGACTGAGTCAAACctacacactcactcccttcactgcGGGAGCTTAGTGACACGTCACTGTGCACACCTCACAACGTCAACAAAATATTCCTCGAGCAGTTCATCATGTCCTTCTCCCCAATGACTCTCAGACATAAATAGAAGATGAATTGGATTCATACAGTACctttcacaatgtcccaaagtgctttataaccaatgacgtacttttgaagtattgttactgttgtaatgtaggaaatttagcagttaatttgcacacagcaaggtcccacaaacagcaataatctgaccagataatctgtttcttttggttgagggataaatattggccagaacaccagggagaaactcccctgttcttctttgaatagtgctgtggaatcttttattTGCACTTGAGAggttttacatctcatccaaaagacaacatctctgacagtgcaatactccctcaagcattagcctggattatgatcttaagtctctggagtgggacttgaactcatgaccttctaactcagaagcaatAGTGCTACTACTGAGTCATGGCTAACAATAACTCTGGCCATATTCTAATCTTACTTTCTTATCTCGATTACCTGCTAGTTCATAAATGTcagcctggctcagtgggtaatacCTGAGCCAGAAAGTTTTGGGTTCAAGCTGCACTACAGGGTTGGAATACATAATCTAgatgatatttcagtgcagtagtgtGGGAGCACTACATTGTTAATGGAGCTGTCTTGAAAATGAAGCAACATACAGAGGTCCTGCCTGTCAGTTCAGGTGGTCATAAAAGGTCCCAAGGTACTATTTCAAGTTCTCCGAGAggtttggccaacattcctccctcaaccaacaccaccaaaaattaaATTAGTTGGCAGTCATTCATCTCATCCGGTTGGGGATTTTGCTGTGGGaaaattggatgctgcatttattcacataacaacagtgactgtgcaTCAAAGTAGTTCTGATATGGTGCAAGTTCTTTTCCTTTTAATCGGAGTATCACTGCGTGAAGTATCGACAGAGACTGCTCTCGTAGCCAGCTGATTGTAACGGGTACCAAGGGCGAGAAAGCACAGCAGgaatgacagaaagaaagaatgcACCAAAGTAACAGTGGGAAAAGTC belongs to Heptranchias perlo isolate sHepPer1 chromosome 29, sHepPer1.hap1, whole genome shotgun sequence and includes:
- the plppr3a gene encoding phospholipid phosphatase-related protein type 3a, with the translated sequence MISAKERQKRKLSKDSMTLLPCFYFVELPIVASSIVTLYFLELTDLFRPAKVGFQCYDRTLSMPYVEPSEELIPLLMLLSLAFAGPAASIMIGEGIVYCCQSKLKNKEGSEGSINAGGCNFNSFLRRTVRFVGVHVFGLCATALVTDIIQLATGYHAPFFLTVCKPNYTLHGISCDNNPYITQDICSGSDHHAIVSARKSFPSQHATISAFAAVYISMYFNSTISDCTKLLKPVLVFAFAIAAGICGLTQITQYRSHPIDVYVGFIIGAGIAAYLGFHAVGNFKASEDASPTRPAPKGGLRPLTHLRHDSVYQQSKSLSTDELNPQPRLDGLDHHLAQREKNSLNSLKRASVDVELLAPRSPMGKENMVTFSNTLPRVNTPNLDEAARRHMTIHVSMDASRSKQLISQWKQKSIDSMSLDRDTTISQSQPQMRTALELRGAGFDQDEPTPSSLYPTVQARNSERGSGARVLIQSRPGPSQLVHIPEETQGNISTSPKSNSARAKWMLMAEKGGVPRPNNQPRIMQVIAMSKQQGMITVTPKHSDGSSSSESSHYKSPSERDSSSIVTVDAHGSHPIVHVSSGNGGVGPWEWKSPQGGTDIHEGYELNDLNRDYRSYRSAKNSGISPGSSASDLEQEDTRFCSVATINVAGAERSETNSDTLTIASSRDSTLRRKSNTVFLGERESSTDSDQDAYFKKLQANRRFKD